The sequence CGAGCCGCCGGAAACCGACCAATACTTGGCAATGCGTGTCGCATGGGCCGAGAGCGTGCTGGTCGGACGCATCTCGACAGTCGACCAAGACGCCCGAGACTCGGGGGGCCCGCACTTCACCCTCACGGTGACCGCCACGGCGCCCGCCCTGGCAGGTGAGACCCCCGACGGCCCGGTTCAGCTGCTGGTCCCACCGTCGAGCAGCTCCTACACCTGGGTACGGTCGCTAGACGTCGCGCTGGTGGGTCGACCGCTGATTCTCTTCATGAAAAGATACAATGATGCGGGACTGGCCCGCATCCACTGGCACTTGGAGCCGGACACCCCGGCCGTGCGGATGGCAGTGGATCGAGCGCGGCGCATGCGCAAGGCGAACAAATGAAACGCACTCTAGGGTTTCGGACAGGCAACGTGGAGATCAAGACCGCCAAGGAGATCGAGGCGATGCGCGAGGTGGGACGCCTCGCGGCGGATACGCTGTGTCGCGTGGGAGCGATGATCCGAGCCGGGATCACGACCGACGACATCAACGCCTTCGTACACGAAGACACTCTGCGTCTCGGGGCGCAGCCTGCGCCGTTGAACTATCGCGGTTTCCCCAAGAGCGTGTGCACCTCCGTCAACGAAGTGGTCTGTCACGGCATTCCCGGCAAGTACACGCTCAAGCCTGGGGACATCATCAACGTGGACGTCACCCACATCTTCAATGGGTTTCACGGCGACACTTCCGCGACTTTCTACGTCGGCACGCCGAGCGATCGGGCGCGCCACGTGACTGAGGTTGCGCGCAAGAGCCTGGAACTCGGCATCGCGCAGGTGAAGCACGGCGCACGCCTGGGCGACATCGGAGCCGCGATTCAAGAGTTCGCGGAGGGCCAAGGGTGCTCGGTGGTTCGCGACTTCGTCGGTCACGGTATCGGTCGCACCTTCCACGACGAACCCAAGGTCGCCCACTACGGCCGCTACGGCCGCGGCGCGCGGCTCAAGGCCGGGATGACGTTCACCATCGAGCCGATGATCAACTCTGGCCATTATGGAGTGGAGATCCTGGACGACGACTGGACTGCGGTCACCGCGGACGGCAGCCTGAGCGCGCAGTTCGAGCACACCGTCCTCGTGACCCAGGACGGCGCCGAGATCCTCACGGCCCGCAACCAGCCCTTGGAAAACAGCGAGCTTTTTGCGGAGTACTTCGTCTCCTGACCGGGAGCCGAGATGGACAAGCAGAGCCATACGAGCAGGCTTGACGGATCCGCTCGCGCACGACTAGCTTCGGCGGGCTGGGGGCAACTTGTGTCTCCTGCAGCGCCACTAACGGCAACTCTCTGAAATCCTTCGTTAAACGGCACGCCTTCATGGCAGTCCGCAGCAACAAAAAACCCTCTCGCAAGAACGCCCCGTCCCGAAAAGCGGCACCGAGCCGCGGCAAGGGCACGGCGACGCATCGCGTCAAGAAGGCCAAGCCCAAGGCAAAAGCCAAGGTGAAGCCCAAGGCTGCCAAGGCCAGCGCCAAGCCCAAGGCGAAGCCGAAAGCCAAAGCCAGCGCGTCAAAGGCGAAAGCCAAAGGTGCGAAGTCGCCCCCCAAGGGCAAGGCCAAGCCCAGCCCGCGCAAGGCGCCCACGCCTGCCCAGGCGAAGAAGGCTCGGGAGCGCGAACGCGCCCTCGCCCAGCGCGAGAAAGAGCGGGCCAAGAAGGAGAAGCAACGCCTCGCCCTGCAAGCGCAACGCGAACGCGAACGCGCGAAGAAGGAAAAGGAGCGCGAGCGGCTCAAGCGCGACCGCGACCGCGAGCAGGCACGCAAAGCGAAAGAGCGCGAGCGCGAGCGCCTGCTCGCGCAAAAAGCGAAGGAGGCGGAACGCAAGGCCAAGGAAGCCGAGCGCGAGCGCCAACGCAAGGAGCGAGAAGCCGAACGCGCGCAACGCGAGGCCGAACGCGAGGAAGCCCGGCGCGCAAAGGAAGAGGAACGCGCGCGGCGCGACGCCGAGCGCGAAGCCTATCGCAAGGCGAAAGAGGCGGAGCGCGAACGCCTGCGCAAGGAGCGCGAAGCGGCCAAACGTGCTCTCGAGGGCCGAGTTGCACAAGCCACG is a genomic window of Polyangiaceae bacterium containing:
- the map gene encoding type I methionyl aminopeptidase codes for the protein MKRTLGFRTGNVEIKTAKEIEAMREVGRLAADTLCRVGAMIRAGITTDDINAFVHEDTLRLGAQPAPLNYRGFPKSVCTSVNEVVCHGIPGKYTLKPGDIINVDVTHIFNGFHGDTSATFYVGTPSDRARHVTEVARKSLELGIAQVKHGARLGDIGAAIQEFAEGQGCSVVRDFVGHGIGRTFHDEPKVAHYGRYGRGARLKAGMTFTIEPMINSGHYGVEILDDDWTAVTADGSLSAQFEHTVLVTQDGAEILTARNQPLENSELFAEYFVS